The following proteins are co-located in the Escherichia fergusonii ATCC 35469 genome:
- the bcsG gene encoding cellulose biosynthesis protein BcsG — protein sequence MTQHTHNVTMPSSLWQYWRGLSGWNFYFLVKFGLLWAGYLNFHPLLNLVFAAFLLMPIPRYSLHRLRHWIALPIGFALFWHDTWLPGPESIMSQGSQVAGFSTDYLIDLVTRFINWQMIGAVFVLFIAWLFLSQWIRITVFVVAILVWLNVLTLAGPSFSLWPAGQPTTTVTTTGGNAAATVAATGGAPVVGDMPAQTAPPTTANLNTWLNNFYNAEAKRKSTFPSALPADAQPFELLVINICSLSWSDIEAAGLMSHPLWSHFDIEFKNFNSATSYSGPAAIRLLRASCGQPSHTNLYQPANNDCYLFDNLSKLGFTQHLMMGHNGQFGGFLKEVRENGGMQTELMDQTNLPVILLGFDGSPVYDDTAVLNRWLEVTGKDKNTRSATFYNTLPLHDGNHYPGVSKTADYKARAQKFFDELDAFFTELEKSGRKVMVVVVPEHGGALKGDRMQVSGLRDIPSPSITDVPVGVKFFGMKSPHQGAPIVIDQPSSFLAISDLVVRVLDGKIFTEDNVDWKKLTSGLPQTAPVSENSNAVVIQYQNKPYVRLNGGDWVPYPQ from the coding sequence TGAAGTTCGGTCTGCTTTGGGCGGGTTATCTCAACTTCCATCCGCTACTCAACCTGGTGTTTGCCGCCTTTTTGTTAATGCCTATTCCACGCTATAGCCTGCATCGCCTTCGCCATTGGATCGCTCTTCCGATTGGTTTTGCGTTGTTCTGGCATGATACATGGTTACCAGGCCCGGAAAGTATTATGAGCCAGGGCTCACAGGTCGCGGGTTTCAGTACCGATTATTTGATTGACCTGGTTACGCGTTTCATTAACTGGCAGATGATAGGTGCGGTATTTGTGTTGTTTATCGCGTGGCTTTTCCTGTCACAGTGGATCCGTATTACTGTTTTTGTGGTTGCTATTCTGGTATGGCTGAATGTCCTGACACTGGCAGGCCCAAGTTTCTCCTTATGGCCTGCCGGTCAACCTACCACGACAGTAACCACCACAGGGGGTAATGCCGCAGCGACTGTCGCAGCCACGGGTGGCGCTCCGGTGGTCGGTGATATGCCAGCGCAAACTGCACCGCCGACAACGGCAAATCTCAATACCTGGCTGAATAATTTCTATAATGCCGAGGCGAAACGTAAATCAACATTCCCATCAGCGCTTCCGGCTGATGCTCAGCCGTTTGAACTGCTGGTGATCAATATCTGCTCGCTCTCATGGTCGGATATTGAAGCTGCGGGATTAATGTCACATCCGTTATGGTCGCATTTTGATATTGAGTTTAAGAATTTCAACTCAGCAACGTCGTATAGCGGCCCGGCAGCAATTCGTTTACTACGTGCCAGTTGTGGTCAACCGTCACATACCAATCTGTATCAACCAGCAAACAATGACTGCTATCTGTTTGATAATCTTTCGAAACTTGGCTTTACCCAGCACTTAATGATGGGACATAACGGTCAATTTGGCGGCTTCCTGAAAGAAGTCCGTGAAAATGGAGGGATGCAAACAGAGCTGATGGATCAAACTAATCTTCCCGTCATTTTACTGGGCTTTGATGGCTCGCCAGTCTATGACGATACAGCGGTACTTAATCGCTGGCTGGAGGTCACCGGGAAAGACAAAAATACCCGCAGTGCCACGTTCTACAACACACTGCCGCTACATGATGGCAACCATTATCCGGGCGTCAGCAAAACAGCAGATTACAAAGCGCGAGCGCAGAAATTCTTTGATGAACTGGATGCCTTCTTCACTGAACTGGAGAAATCGGGACGCAAAGTGATGGTAGTGGTGGTGCCGGAACACGGTGGCGCGCTGAAAGGGGACAGAATGCAGGTTTCAGGACTGCGTGATATTCCCAGCCCATCGATCACTGATGTGCCTGTTGGTGTGAAATTCTTCGGTATGAAATCACCCCATCAGGGTGCGCCGATTGTTATTGACCAACCGAGCAGCTTCCTGGCTATCTCCGATCTGGTGGTTCGCGTTCTTGATGGCAAGATTTTCACCGAAGACAATGTGGACTGGAAAAAACTCACCAGTGGCTTGCCACAGACGGCCCCTGTATCCGAGAACTCAAACGCAGTGGTGATTCAATACCAGAACAAACCGTATGTTCGTTTGAACGGCGGCGACTGGGTGCCTTATCCACAGTAA
- a CDS encoding type I toxin-antitoxin system toxin Ldr family protein, whose amino-acid sequence MTLAELGMAFWHDLAAPVIAGILASMIVNWLNKRK is encoded by the coding sequence ATGACGCTCGCAGAACTGGGCATGGCCTTCTGGCATGATTTAGCGGCTCCGGTCATTGCTGGCATTCTTGCCAGTATGATCGTGAACTGGCTGAACAAGCGGAAGTAA
- a CDS encoding type I toxin-antitoxin system toxin Ldr family protein, whose amino-acid sequence MTLAELGMAFWHDLAAPVIAGILASMIVNWLNKRK is encoded by the coding sequence ATGACGCTCGCAGAGCTGGGCATGGCCTTCTGGCACGATTTAGCGGCTCCGGTCATTGCTGGCATTCTTGCCAGTATGATCGTGAACTGGCTGAACAAGCGGAAGTAA
- the megL gene encoding methionine gamma-lyase, protein MNHNQNYGMNTRIVHAGQQPDPSTGALSMPIFQTSTFVFDSAEQGAARFALEEPGYIYTRLGNPTVDALEKKLAVLEQGEAALATASGISAITTTLLTLCQQGDHIISASAIYGCTHAFLQHSIPKFGINVSFVNASKPEEIVAALRQETKVIYIETPANPTLSLVDIAAVADIAHQSGVILIVDNTFMSPYCQQPLTLGADIVIHSLTKYINGHGDVIGGVIIGKQEFIDQARFVGLKDITGGCLSPFDAWLTLRGVKTLGIRMERHCQNALRIAHYLESHPAITQVWYPGLPSHPQYILGKKQMSLPGGVISFEIAGGLETGRRMINSVELCLLAVSLGDTETLIQHPASMTHSPFAPEERLEAGITDGLIRLSVGLEDPEDIINDLDQAIRKATH, encoded by the coding sequence ATGAACCACAATCAAAATTATGGAATGAATACCCGAATCGTCCATGCTGGGCAGCAGCCTGATCCCTCAACAGGCGCTTTGAGTATGCCTATTTTTCAGACGTCTACTTTTGTCTTTGATAGTGCCGAACAAGGAGCTGCTCGTTTTGCGCTGGAAGAGCCAGGCTACATTTATACGCGTTTAGGCAACCCAACAGTCGATGCCCTGGAGAAAAAACTCGCAGTATTAGAACAGGGAGAAGCGGCACTTGCGACTGCATCAGGAATTTCAGCAATTACCACAACGTTGCTGACTTTATGCCAGCAAGGGGATCATATTATTTCCGCCAGTGCTATATACGGTTGTACTCATGCGTTTTTACAGCATAGCATTCCCAAATTTGGTATTAATGTCAGTTTTGTTAATGCCTCAAAACCAGAGGAAATTGTTGCAGCACTACGCCAGGAAACGAAAGTCATTTATATTGAAACACCGGCTAATCCGACACTGTCTTTGGTGGATATTGCGGCTGTTGCTGATATTGCCCATCAAAGTGGGGTTATATTAATTGTCGATAATACTTTTATGTCACCTTATTGCCAGCAGCCACTAACCCTGGGGGCAGATATTGTCATTCATAGTTTAACAAAATATATCAATGGTCATGGTGATGTTATTGGTGGTGTTATTATCGGCAAGCAGGAGTTTATCGATCAGGCTCGATTTGTCGGTCTGAAGGATATTACCGGTGGATGCCTGAGTCCTTTCGACGCCTGGCTAACGTTACGTGGGGTAAAAACCCTGGGAATACGTATGGAGCGCCATTGTCAGAATGCGTTGAGAATTGCCCATTACCTTGAGTCTCATCCGGCAATTACTCAGGTCTGGTATCCGGGTCTACCTTCCCACCCACAATATATATTGGGCAAAAAACAGATGAGTCTTCCGGGAGGCGTAATCAGCTTTGAAATCGCCGGAGGTCTTGAGACTGGCAGACGTATGATCAACTCTGTAGAATTATGCCTCCTCGCAGTCAGCCTCGGTGATACCGAAACCCTCATTCAGCATCCTGCGTCTATGACACATTCGCCTTTTGCACCAGAGGAACGGCTTGAAGCAGGTATTACCGATGGCCTTATTCGACTGTCAGTAGGTCTGGAGGATCCCGAAGATATCATTAACGACCTTGATCAAGCCATCAGAAAGGCAACTCACTGA
- a CDS encoding amino acid permease, translating into MQDKAVPLSSNTTTTRSSLKKLPFTKYDFGWLLLCIGMAIGAGTVLMPVQIGLKGVWVFITAAIIAYPATYIVQELYLKTLSESETCNNYTDIISHYLGKNWGIFLGVIYFLMIIHGIFIYSLSVIFDSASYIKTFGLVDADLSHSIVYKVVIFSLLVAIASCGEKLLFKISGPMVVVKVGIIIIFGCAMIPYWNLSNISAFPAAGVFFRDVLLTIPFCFFSAVFIQVLNPMNIAYRKRESDRVLATRMVIRAHRISYITLITIILFFSFSFTFSISHEEAVSAFEQNISALALAAQVIPGNIIHITSTVLNVFAVLTAFFGIYLGFHEAIKGIILNLLSRIMDIKKINSLLLTVSICIFIVITLVIWVSFRVSVLVFFQLGSPLYGIVACLIPVFLIYNVPQLKKLRGLKIWLILLYGILLCLTPFLTFIE; encoded by the coding sequence ATGCAGGATAAGGCAGTACCATTAAGCAGTAATACAACTACAACCCGATCATCGTTGAAGAAATTACCCTTCACCAAATATGATTTTGGCTGGTTACTATTATGCATTGGTATGGCAATCGGTGCGGGTACGGTATTAATGCCGGTACAAATTGGATTGAAAGGTGTTTGGGTATTCATTACTGCCGCGATTATTGCTTATCCCGCTACCTATATCGTACAAGAATTATACTTAAAAACCTTGTCAGAAAGCGAAACATGCAATAACTACACCGATATCATCAGTCATTACCTAGGGAAAAATTGGGGGATTTTTCTTGGTGTAATTTATTTTTTAATGATTATCCATGGAATATTTATTTATTCTTTATCAGTTATATTTGACAGTGCCTCTTATATAAAAACATTTGGGCTGGTGGATGCTGATCTGTCGCACTCCATTGTGTATAAAGTGGTAATTTTTTCTCTTCTTGTAGCAATTGCATCCTGTGGTGAAAAATTACTTTTCAAAATATCCGGTCCAATGGTGGTAGTAAAGGTTGGGATAATCATCATATTTGGTTGTGCCATGATCCCTTACTGGAATCTGAGTAATATCAGTGCATTTCCTGCCGCTGGTGTATTCTTCCGCGATGTTCTGTTAACAATTCCATTCTGTTTTTTCTCTGCTGTGTTTATTCAGGTTCTTAATCCGATGAATATAGCCTATCGTAAAAGAGAATCAGATCGGGTGCTGGCAACACGTATGGTGATTCGGGCGCACCGCATTAGTTATATTACCCTGATTACGATAATTTTGTTCTTTTCCTTTTCATTTACTTTTTCTATCAGCCATGAAGAGGCTGTTTCAGCATTTGAGCAAAACATCTCCGCGCTGGCTCTGGCGGCGCAAGTAATCCCTGGTAATATTATTCATATTACGTCTACAGTGTTGAATGTTTTTGCTGTGTTAACTGCTTTCTTTGGCATATATCTTGGATTTCATGAGGCGATAAAAGGCATTATTCTTAATTTATTAAGCCGCATCATGGATATAAAGAAAATTAATTCTCTGCTACTGACAGTAAGCATCTGTATTTTTATCGTGATTACCTTAGTGATTTGGGTATCATTCCGCGTTTCGGTGTTAGTTTTTTTCCAGTTAGGGAGCCCACTTTATGGTATCGTCGCCTGCCTTATTCCGGTATTCTTGATATACAACGTACCGCAACTCAAGAAACTGCGAGGCCTGAAAATTTGGCTTATTTTACTTTACGGTATCCTGCTCTGTTTAACACCTTTCCTGACTTTTATTGAGTGA
- a CDS encoding sigma-54 interaction domain-containing protein encodes MVTIRWDIKTIDRLSMVEDVLKEFSCCDLNIVSMKVTPGRILIKSWCRQVQDIPVLQTRLEQNADIVNVAYLSETENSLSSPDSTRPRYFSDIICNSPAMKIVIDKAIKIVDSKYTVLIRGETGTGKDLLARAIHNTGSRRFYPFIPVNCSALPESLMESEFFGYEKGAFSGADSQGKKGLFEMADKGTLFLDELGELPLNLQGKLLRVLQEGGIRRVGGTQIIPINTRIIVATNANLEEMIAHRTLRADLWYRINVLSLTIPPLRERPHDLNLLIRYFVQKYAKEFKRNIILDKTAYETLRQHTWPGNIRELENTIIRLMLMCENDIIRSDDLGLDKSLSSVSINSPNSFKDQVLHTERQLIEKMLADNVSSREIAKTLGVSHTTVLNKIHRYQQGISAASD; translated from the coding sequence GTGGTTACGATCCGCTGGGATATAAAAACAATTGATCGCCTCTCAATGGTTGAGGATGTTCTCAAGGAGTTTTCCTGTTGCGATCTTAATATAGTTTCCATGAAAGTCACCCCAGGACGAATTCTCATAAAATCCTGGTGCCGCCAGGTGCAGGATATTCCTGTCCTCCAGACACGACTGGAACAGAATGCTGATATCGTTAATGTGGCTTATCTTTCTGAGACGGAAAATAGTCTTTCTTCTCCAGATTCAACGCGCCCACGGTATTTTTCTGACATTATTTGTAATAGCCCTGCGATGAAAATCGTTATTGATAAGGCTATAAAAATTGTCGATAGCAAATATACGGTATTAATCCGGGGTGAAACTGGAACAGGTAAAGATCTCCTGGCGCGAGCAATTCATAATACAGGTTCCCGACGTTTTTATCCTTTTATCCCTGTTAACTGCTCAGCATTACCAGAATCGCTGATGGAAAGTGAGTTTTTCGGCTATGAAAAAGGGGCATTTAGTGGGGCCGATAGCCAGGGTAAAAAAGGCCTTTTTGAGATGGCAGACAAAGGAACACTTTTCCTTGATGAGTTGGGGGAATTACCGCTTAATTTACAAGGTAAACTTTTACGGGTACTACAGGAAGGTGGGATTCGACGGGTCGGGGGTACGCAAATAATTCCAATTAATACGCGTATTATTGTCGCTACTAACGCTAATCTGGAAGAGATGATTGCTCATCGCACCTTGCGTGCCGACCTCTGGTATCGTATCAATGTGCTTTCTCTGACTATACCGCCATTGCGTGAACGTCCACATGATCTCAACTTATTAATCCGTTATTTTGTACAGAAATATGCTAAGGAATTTAAACGGAATATCATTCTTGATAAAACTGCCTACGAAACTTTGCGTCAGCACACGTGGCCTGGCAATATCAGAGAACTGGAAAATACCATTATCCGCCTGATGCTAATGTGTGAAAACGATATTATTCGCAGTGATGATTTGGGACTGGATAAGAGTTTGTCTTCAGTATCAATAAACTCGCCAAATTCATTTAAAGATCAGGTGCTTCATACAGAGAGACAGTTAATAGAAAAAATGCTGGCTGACAATGTATCCTCGCGAGAAATAGCAAAAACATTAGGTGTTTCACACACGACAGTACTCAATAAAATTCATCGCTACCAACAGGGCATCAGCGCCGCCAGTGATTGA
- the dppF gene encoding dipeptide ABC transporter ATP-binding subunit DppF, which produces MSTQEATLQQPLLQAIDLKKHYPVKKGMFAPERLVKALDGVSFNLERGKTLAVVGESGCGKSTLGRLLTMIETPTGGELYYQGQDLLKHDPQAQKLRRQKIQIVFQNPYGSLNPRKKVGQILEEPLLINTGLSKEQRREKALSMMAKVGLKTEHYDRYPHMFSGGQRQRIAIARGLMLDPDVVIADEPVSALDVSVRAQVLNLMMDLQQELGLSYVFISHDLSVVEHIADEVMVMYLGRCVEKGTKDQIFNNPRHPYTQALLSATPRLNPDDRRERIKLTGELPSPLNPPPGCAFNARCRRRFGPCTQLQPQLKDYGGQLVACFAVDQDENPQR; this is translated from the coding sequence ATGAGTACGCAAGAGGCCACCCTGCAACAACCGCTGTTGCAGGCTATCGACCTGAAAAAACATTATCCGGTGAAGAAAGGCATGTTCGCGCCGGAACGTCTGGTAAAGGCGCTGGATGGCGTTTCGTTTAATCTTGAACGTGGCAAAACGCTGGCGGTAGTAGGTGAATCCGGCTGCGGTAAATCGACCCTCGGTCGGTTGCTGACGATGATTGAAACGCCCACCGGCGGCGAACTGTATTACCAGGGGCAGGATCTGCTCAAGCACGATCCGCAGGCGCAGAAGTTGCGTCGGCAGAAAATCCAGATCGTCTTCCAGAATCCCTATGGCTCGCTGAATCCGCGTAAAAAAGTCGGGCAAATTCTCGAAGAGCCGCTGCTGATCAACACCGGTTTAAGCAAAGAACAGCGTCGGGAAAAAGCGTTGTCGATGATGGCGAAAGTCGGCCTGAAAACCGAGCATTACGATCGCTATCCGCACATGTTCTCCGGCGGTCAGCGTCAGCGTATCGCCATCGCCCGTGGTCTGATGCTCGACCCGGATGTGGTGATTGCCGATGAACCGGTTTCCGCGCTGGACGTCTCGGTACGTGCGCAGGTGCTGAATCTGATGATGGATTTGCAGCAGGAACTGGGGCTGTCTTATGTCTTTATCTCGCACGACCTGTCGGTGGTGGAGCACATTGCTGATGAAGTGATGGTGATGTATCTGGGCCGCTGCGTGGAGAAGGGGACGAAGGACCAAATCTTCAATAACCCGCGTCATCCGTACACCCAGGCGCTACTCTCCGCGACGCCGCGCCTGAACCCGGACGACCGCCGGGAGCGCATTAAGCTCACCGGTGAACTGCCAAGCCCGCTCAATCCACCGCCGGGCTGCGCCTTTAACGCCCGCTGTCGTCGGCGCTTCGGCCCCTGCACTCAGTTACAGCCGCAGCTAAAAGACTACGGTGGTCAACTGGTAGCTTGTTTTGCTGTTGATCAGGATGAAAATCCGCAGCGGTAA
- the dppD gene encoding dipeptide ABC transporter ATP-binding protein, with the protein MALLNVDKLSVHFGDESAPFRAVDRISYSVKQGEVVGIVGESGSGKSVSSLAIMGLIDYPGRVMAEKLEFNGQDLQRISEKERRNLVGAEVAMIFQDPMTSLNPCYTVGFQIMEAIKVHQGGNKSTRRQRAIDLLNQVGIPDPASRLDVYPHQLSGGMSQRVMIAMAIACRPKLLIADEPTTALDVTIQAQIIELLLELQQKENMALVLITHDLALVAEAAHKIIVMYAGQVVETGDAHAIFHAPRHPYTQALLRALPEFAQDKERLASLPGVVPGKYDRPNGCLLNPRCPYATDRCRAEEPALNMLADGRQSKCHYPLDDAGRPTL; encoded by the coding sequence ATGGCGTTATTAAATGTAGATAAATTATCGGTGCATTTCGGCGACGAAAGCGCACCGTTCCGCGCCGTAGACCGTATCAGCTACAGCGTGAAACAAGGCGAAGTGGTCGGAATTGTGGGTGAGTCTGGCTCCGGTAAGTCGGTCAGTTCACTGGCGATTATGGGGCTGATTGATTATCCGGGCCGCGTGATGGCAGAAAAGCTGGAGTTTAACGGCCAGGATTTGCAGCGTATCTCAGAAAAAGAGCGCCGCAATCTGGTGGGTGCCGAAGTGGCGATGATCTTTCAGGACCCGATGACCAGCCTCAACCCGTGTTACACCGTAGGTTTCCAGATTATGGAAGCGATTAAGGTGCATCAGGGGGGCAACAAAAGTACCCGCCGTCAGCGGGCGATTGACCTGCTGAATCAGGTCGGTATTCCCGATCCGGCTTCGCGTCTGGATGTTTACCCGCATCAGCTTTCTGGCGGCATGAGCCAGCGTGTGATGATCGCCATGGCGATTGCCTGTCGGCCAAAACTGCTGATTGCTGATGAGCCGACCACCGCGCTGGACGTGACCATTCAGGCGCAAATCATCGAACTGCTGCTGGAGCTGCAGCAGAAAGAGAACATGGCGCTGGTGTTGATTACCCATGACCTGGCGCTGGTGGCGGAAGCGGCGCATAAAATCATCGTCATGTATGCCGGTCAGGTGGTGGAAACGGGCGATGCCCACGCCATCTTCCATGCACCGCGTCATCCGTATACTCAGGCATTGCTGCGCGCGCTGCCGGAATTTGCCCAGGACAAAGAACGTCTGGCGTCATTGCCTGGCGTCGTTCCTGGCAAATACGACCGTCCGAATGGCTGCCTGCTTAACCCGCGTTGCCCCTATGCCACTGACAGATGCCGCGCTGAAGAACCGGCGTTGAATATGCTCGCTGACGGGCGTCAGTCCAAATGCCATTACCCACTTGATGATGCCGGGAGGCCCACACTATGA
- the dppC gene encoding dipeptide ABC transporter permease DppC, producing the protein MSQVTENKVISAPVPMTPLQEFWHYFKRNKGAVVGLVYVVIVLFIAIFANWIAPYNPAEQFRDALLAPPAWQEGGSMAHLLGTDDVGRDVLSRLMYGARLSLLVGCLVVVLSLIMGVILGLIAGYFGGLVDNIIMRVVDIMLALPSLLLALVLVAIFGPSIGNAALALTFVALPHYVRLTRAAVLVEVNRDYVTASRVAGAGAMRQMFINIFPNCLAPLIVQASLGFSNAILDMAALGFLGMGAQPPTPEWGTMLSDVLQFAQSAWWVVTFPGLAILLTVLAFNLMGDGLRDALDPKLKQ; encoded by the coding sequence ATGTCACAGGTTACTGAAAATAAAGTGATTAGCGCGCCGGTGCCGATGACCCCGTTACAGGAGTTTTGGCACTATTTTAAACGCAACAAAGGCGCGGTTGTCGGGCTGGTTTACGTCGTCATCGTGTTGTTTATCGCGATCTTTGCCAACTGGATTGCGCCGTATAACCCGGCGGAACAATTCCGCGATGCACTGCTCGCCCCGCCAGCCTGGCAGGAAGGCGGCAGTATGGCGCACTTGCTGGGTACAGATGACGTAGGGCGTGATGTGTTGTCGCGCCTGATGTATGGCGCGCGCTTGTCGCTGCTGGTTGGTTGTCTGGTGGTGGTGTTGTCGCTGATTATGGGCGTTATTCTCGGCCTGATCGCCGGTTACTTTGGCGGCCTGGTCGATAACATCATCATGCGCGTGGTCGATATCATGCTGGCGCTGCCAAGTCTGCTGCTGGCGCTGGTGCTGGTGGCGATTTTCGGCCCGTCGATTGGTAACGCCGCGCTGGCGCTAACCTTCGTTGCGCTGCCGCACTATGTGCGCTTAACCCGCGCCGCCGTGCTGGTGGAGGTGAATCGCGATTACGTCACCGCGTCTCGCGTGGCAGGTGCTGGGGCGATGCGTCAGATGTTTATTAACATCTTCCCGAACTGCCTTGCGCCGCTGATTGTTCAGGCGTCGCTCGGTTTCTCTAACGCCATTCTCGATATGGCTGCTCTTGGTTTCCTCGGCATGGGAGCGCAGCCGCCAACACCGGAGTGGGGCACCATGCTCTCCGACGTGTTGCAGTTCGCGCAAAGCGCCTGGTGGGTCGTAACCTTCCCCGGTCTGGCGATCCTGCTGACGGTGCTGGCATTTAACCTGATGGGTGACGGTCTGCGTGACGCGCTCGATCCCAAACTGAAGCAGTAA
- the dppB gene encoding dipeptide ABC transporter permease DppB translates to MLQFILRRLGLVIPTFIGITLLTFAFVHMIPGDPVMIMAGERGISPERHAQLLAELGLDKPMWQQYLHYIWGVMHGDLGISMKSRIPVWEEFVPRFQATLELGVCAMIFATAVGIPVGVLAAVKRGSIFDHTAVGLALTGYSMPIFWWGMMLIMLVSVHWNLTPVSGRVSDMVFLDDSNPLTGFMLIDTAIWGEDGNFIDAVAHMILPAIVLGTIPLAVIVRMTRSSMLEVLGEDYIRTARAKGLTRMRVIIVHALRNAMLPVVTVIGLQVGTLLAGAILTETIFSWPGLGRWLIDALQRRDYPVVQGGVLLVATMIILVNLLVDLLYGVVNPRIRHKK, encoded by the coding sequence ATGTTGCAGTTTATTCTCCGACGTTTGGGACTCGTCATCCCCACGTTTATCGGTATTACCCTTCTCACATTTGCCTTTGTCCACATGATCCCTGGCGATCCGGTGATGATCATGGCGGGTGAACGTGGGATCTCCCCAGAGCGTCACGCGCAATTGCTGGCAGAACTCGGCTTGGATAAACCGATGTGGCAGCAGTATCTCCATTACATTTGGGGCGTAATGCACGGTGATTTAGGCATTTCGATGAAAAGCCGAATTCCGGTATGGGAAGAGTTCGTGCCGCGCTTCCAGGCCACGCTGGAACTTGGCGTCTGCGCGATGATTTTTGCGACCGCAGTCGGCATTCCGGTTGGTGTGCTGGCTGCGGTTAAACGCGGTTCTATTTTTGATCACACGGCGGTTGGTCTGGCGCTGACCGGCTACTCGATGCCGATCTTCTGGTGGGGCATGATGTTGATCATGCTGGTTTCAGTGCACTGGAACCTGACGCCCGTCTCTGGTCGCGTGAGCGACATGGTGTTCCTCGATGATTCTAATCCGTTAACCGGTTTTATGCTGATCGACACCGCCATCTGGGGTGAAGACGGCAACTTTATTGATGCTGTCGCCCATATGATTTTGCCCGCCATTGTGCTGGGTACTATCCCGCTGGCGGTCATTGTACGTATGACGCGCTCCTCGATGCTGGAAGTGCTGGGCGAGGATTACATCCGCACCGCGCGTGCCAAAGGGCTAACCCGGATGCGGGTGATTATCGTCCATGCGCTGCGTAATGCCATGCTGCCGGTGGTGACCGTTATCGGCCTGCAGGTGGGAACATTGCTGGCAGGCGCGATTCTGACCGAAACCATCTTCTCGTGGCCCGGTCTGGGGCGCTGGTTGATTGACGCATTGCAACGCCGCGATTATCCGGTAGTGCAGGGTGGCGTATTGCTGGTGGCGACGATGATTATCCTCGTCAACCTGCTGGTCGATCTGCTGTACGGCGTGGTGAACCCGCGTATTCGTCATAAGAAGTAA